From the Arthrobacter sp. PM3 genome, one window contains:
- a CDS encoding YitT family protein, whose product MLTRRFLQLLIGLAMYGVSLSMFIRAGLGTAPWDVLHQGLTARTGLSLGTVVIIVSFLVLLLWIPLRQWPGVGTLCNAVLVGVFADLGLAVIPAFSHLGGQIGLLVGAVLLNGVASACYIGARLGPGARDGLMTGLARRTGWPVRVCRTGIEVVVLGAGWLLGGSVGAGTVLYALAIGPLVQLMLPWFTVPGARPAAANADVPEAAAVTGAAAPASSPAA is encoded by the coding sequence ATGTTGACCCGCAGATTCCTCCAGCTCCTGATCGGCCTCGCCATGTACGGCGTTTCCCTCTCCATGTTCATCCGGGCCGGTCTCGGAACGGCGCCGTGGGATGTGCTGCACCAGGGCCTGACCGCCAGGACCGGGCTGAGCCTAGGCACGGTGGTGATCATCGTCAGCTTCCTGGTGCTGCTGCTGTGGATCCCGCTGCGGCAGTGGCCAGGCGTCGGAACCCTGTGCAACGCGGTGCTGGTGGGTGTCTTCGCGGACCTCGGGCTGGCGGTCATCCCGGCGTTCTCGCATCTGGGCGGCCAGATCGGACTTCTGGTCGGGGCGGTGCTGCTCAACGGGGTGGCCTCGGCCTGCTACATCGGGGCCCGGTTGGGTCCGGGGGCGCGGGACGGCCTCATGACCGGTCTCGCCCGCCGAACGGGCTGGCCGGTCCGGGTGTGCCGCACCGGCATCGAAGTGGTGGTTCTCGGGGCCGGCTGGCTCCTGGGCGGTTCGGTGGGCGCGGGCACGGTGCTGTACGCCCTGGCGATCGGGCCGCTGGTGCAGCTGATGCTGCCGTGGTTCACGGTGCCCGGGGCGCGTCCTGCTGCGGCAAACGCCGACGTCCCGGAAGCGGCTGCCGTCACCGGCGCCGCTGCACCGGCTTCGTCGCCGGCGGCCTGA